The genomic segment ATGAAATCTCCTTCTTTACTTTCTTGAAGGGCTTTCTCGAATAAAACTTTAGGAAGCACTTTAGCTTGGGTCGACAATGGCACGAAAACAAAAATAATAGAAAGTAAAAGTAGAACTTTTACAACTCTTCCCAAAATCATTTATCTATATTATTTGGGGAAGTTAGTAAATAATGTTTTTTAGCTGCTGGAGTAACAACCCTTCCCCTAGAAGTTCTGTGTAAAAAACCAATTTGCATTAGATAAGGCTCAACTACAGTTTCAAGGGTCGTTGAATCCTCTCCAAGTCCAGCAGCCAAAGTCTCAAGCCCTACTGGGCCTCCTTGATATTGATTTACTAACAAGCCTATATAACTTCTATCTGTTGCATCTAGACCTCTTTGATCCACACGATGTAGATCAAGTGCATCGTTCACAACTTCAACATCGATCTTCTTTGAATGAGAATACACTTCTGCATAATCTCTAACTCTTCGTATGAGCCTATTTGCAATCCGAGGAGTACCTCGACATCTTTTGGCTAATTGTTGAGATGCTTCCTCTGAAATTACTAAATTAATAAGTTTCGCAGATCTTTTAATTATATTTTCAAGGTCCAAATAATTGTAAAAATCTAGTCGCTGAGTTATACCAAAACGATCTCGCATAGGGGAGCTTAATGCTGCAGGTTTTGTTGTAGCACCTACTAAGGTAAAGGGGGGGATTTCGATTGATCGCATTCTAGAAGAAGTACCCTTACCTACAGTTAAATCTAACCTTCTATCTTCCATAGCTGGATACAAAAGTTCCTGTGAAATGCGATTGAGTCTGTGAATCTCATCAACAAAAATCAATTCACGTGGTTGAATATTAATCAATAATCCAACAATATCCCTTGGTCGTTCAAGAGCAGGAGCACTTGTAACTCTAGCTTTAACCCCCAATTCCTCAGCAATAACAAGAGCCATGGTAGTTTTTCCCAATCCTGGCGGCCCATAAAGCATTAAATGATCAAGTGCTTCTCCTCTTTTTAATGATGCTTTAACTGAAATCTCAAGAACTTTTTTTAATTCAGATTGACCTACAAAATCATCAAAAGATTTAGGCCTTAGTGAATCTTGTTGAGATAATTTAAGCTCCTCTTTTAAAAGACTGGGACCAACCAATCTTTCCTCTCCTTTATCATTGGGAAGAGAAGAATGATTAGTAATTGAAGACACAATTGCCATGATCAAATGGTAGTGGCATCTCAACAAAAATGGAGGTAAATAGAAGAATGAGCAAAAAAGGAAAGAAACAATCCAAAAACAATTCCTCAGTTGATGGAAATCGTCGCTTAGCAGAAAATCGACAAGCAAGATATGAATATGAAATCCTAGAAACACTTGAAACTGGATTAGAGCTTCTTGGAACAGAAGTTAAATCAATTAGAGCTGGAAAAGTAAATTTAAAAGATGGATTTTGCCTAATCAAAAAAGATCAAATTCAACTTCATAATGTTCATATATCGCCTCATAATCATGCCGGTAAATTTTTCAATCACGAACCTCTGAGAATCAAAAGACTTCTTGCACATCGAAAAGAAATCGAGAAATTAAAAATAAGTTTAGAAAGAAAAGGTTTAACAATAATCCCTTTAAGTCTTTATCTAAAAGGCTCATGGATCAAATTAAAAATAGGAGTCGGTAAAGGAAGGAAGATTCATGACAAAAGAGATCGAGAGAAGATCAATGACTCCAAAAGAGATGTAGCTAATGCTCTAAAACGTTTTTAAAAGAAAAAAATTTGTTACTTTTTACTCGAATTCTTATAAAAAATCAAACTTTAATTATCCTTTCTCATGTGACATCCAAGCTAACATTTTCGGGTGGCGGTGTTGGATCAGGATCAGCAATGAGCATATGTTGTAAAACGATTTCAGGACGCTCGCTATCTCTCCATCTAATGCGATAAGCAGGCATTTTTGTACCCCTGCTTGTCGTTTGCTCAACAGGTTCCATAACCCAACCGCGTCTTGAACGCCCTTGGGGGTTCCTTTTCACAACAGCATCTGCATGCTTGAAACGGAAACCAACTCTCTCGCCGCTCATCTGAACAAAATACTTACATGCCTATTATCCACTCTGATGGGTCACTTTGCAGTTTGTTTTAAATTTGCTTCTGGTCGTAAAAGTGGAAAAGCTATTACATCTCTTATGGAAGGACTATCTGTTAACAACATTACAAACCTATCTATTCCTATTCCAAGACCTCCTG from the Prochlorococcus marinus str. NATL2A genome contains:
- the smpB gene encoding SsrA-binding protein SmpB, whose protein sequence is MSKKGKKQSKNNSSVDGNRRLAENRQARYEYEILETLETGLELLGTEVKSIRAGKVNLKDGFCLIKKDQIQLHNVHISPHNHAGKFFNHEPLRIKRLLAHRKEIEKLKISLERKGLTIIPLSLYLKGSWIKLKIGVGKGRKIHDKRDREKINDSKRDVANALKRF
- the ruvB gene encoding Holliday junction branch migration DNA helicase RuvB; protein product: MAIVSSITNHSSLPNDKGEERLVGPSLLKEELKLSQQDSLRPKSFDDFVGQSELKKVLEISVKASLKRGEALDHLMLYGPPGLGKTTMALVIAEELGVKARVTSAPALERPRDIVGLLINIQPRELIFVDEIHRLNRISQELLYPAMEDRRLDLTVGKGTSSRMRSIEIPPFTLVGATTKPAALSSPMRDRFGITQRLDFYNYLDLENIIKRSAKLINLVISEEASQQLAKRCRGTPRIANRLIRRVRDYAEVYSHSKKIDVEVVNDALDLHRVDQRGLDATDRSYIGLLVNQYQGGPVGLETLAAGLGEDSTTLETVVEPYLMQIGFLHRTSRGRVVTPAAKKHYLLTSPNNIDK